One Aphidius gifuensis isolate YNYX2018 linkage group LG5, ASM1490517v1, whole genome shotgun sequence genomic region harbors:
- the LOC122857760 gene encoding serine-rich adhesin for platelets-like isoform X12, producing the protein MSTQSGITSKGEKGKSKFQSLDINSLYRVSRGETLEQHQQKSTLPRKHGMQSLGKVPSARRPPANLPSLKSEFNNTDPAVCLVPTGGSGWATTKETTTTTSTTTTTTTDPVVQSDNIQQKSHQQQCLTTPITTQEPTLPTQQQNSSADCGNKSSWSAIMTRPGEGVSAAQQQQQQQQNLQQQQQNREMNAQYGPGPSLRPQTEGSWIQGGSRTAGGSGNGNTQVAQALPTQSSSTTPSTTQLETERVNSVQSSGIISAQPNQNQQQQQNSNQQNQQNLHHYRGLIPPFMYRGNFPPGGFPSQFPSNMSNSGPRPPRFNNNSNNNISNNNNNNDRQQGGQQRPLPLEEEIISRPIIKEEELSRMDEISHDAGWATHDDIDYNQKLAFSDDDGEGDTLMIIHKKEGNNINKKNTLSSSSSSSPPPPQQQQTTKDDVKQLEITRISTIEDNNKEIRPKDNSGHRSWYQERTVGQRDYRSNGPSSSNHNYNNNINNNNNSSSSINNSSNQSRQSLISTTISTNTATGTTNTSSIAASTTATATTTTSTTRGVEEEEVWTQRRREQGEKVASAVERARQRKEEEEKRYQESTKQAAERKLRDFEQKLKDNKIINNNNNNKLKDDDTNNVAVEISKNNNIINIQPVSSSIPLPEWERDTSDRSRTPSESKDDNNKNENYSRGNYRQDNVTRAERERDRDQRETRDRERDQREQPAFSRHFQSNLPPRFQKQQAERGVSSHFNNRMSPNSDRSISAGSSSTQYSQQYETSNSRWSSSKQSHSLPVGQRGPRIRADSELSNSHDDDNNISRSRDHPPLRRDDRYRHHGSFDSRKSYHDDGYNRNYKDDYDTDVRHSRDVWERERNFYDERNRENYRDNRDGRDTRDNRDNRDNRDTRDTRDKDYDSYNKSYRDERSVDNDWTREQQLERPQRTDSRDSRISKTRDDDNNKSTSWSHEPLSDYDDKREFNRDRRQPPGPITREKLQAAEDAQKDKRTSLIQLKRGGTTIIEHDDNNDSSKETSIPTATSTSSSSTTTTTTTNIVINKDDVWTRKTSDVELKSTAWADDSSPTFEKDDQDAADGDIDDNNDHQDDNNIDEDNEKIDKTIKYDIAELKKSIEKLNIDDSQIGNDNNHEIIDDIKDENFKDDKRDKNTRNRTNSGGSSRGASTLSSRGVSNRNWNSATNSYNMYASTRGAGWRGPESRGGRRGGSGSGSGGSGGSRMMMGRPGSAKSNASGSYPIHTDSEMSGDEMSASTEFGKEDISKKNIDSTTKIIIIDKDERNRENISRKNDDKRNNDTSYTRNDKIRTTNNYDNRREGFAPSGEPSRRGRGGFRVRGATVTGSRMEGYGPPPSKSPFSTEHTSSRSTTDDKQNTDLNETTITTNLTSETTDDKIIAKQQALNAGLTSKRGKSPINKQTNDMKNQIKKDVTKRNVRDNRRVTNTSKQTEGNEEWETTSENSEEHVDTHDKSSLHNNKGYNNNNNNQRGPCNNNSRRNTDSTRNDKSKPLVNNPQRVGQTTTSTTTTTTTSTTDNNKKNPVFNQQRPMQSQSQNGRLRNSSALSSSSSSRFDNKTSNVNMKEITVSQVDEIKLNDPNIVDQSIKDIKNKSLGKTTKSDVDYRDQANNCQSTDSSDDKTVDTDGFQEVRSKKNIKESRGQKDTTVETTKSLTHQRKDGKNDKDRERDRSKSKSNGPQATPTAVSTASVATTVAASATAAATTTTTSSTTAAVSLTTSSSSTSSSSSSSSVTQTQQNIPPLLGQTISQPPNMNQKQFDRNATRQKLPPRFQKQRLAKQQPSDSNTVESSNNKISNTSNFVKESSGSGPAPPPAINAWDKPFTSQIRENSPGLTGDVQLIPGITGQEHEQLNSAVGNQRNSPNAADKTRTTINKETDKNTSDNASSPPVQTLIFENTNYSKTTKTSTNIVNQTTSDIAVKSKFNQNHMKQYKRCTDSDDDQINSLHSQHSHHQQQQQQQQQQHQQQQQQHQQQQQHHQQQQQQQQQQQQQQHHHHHHHHHNQQQQAMAAAFSNKTNELVNDNNKNQQQQEPIQMPISSFNKTDDSADMKLDFDFNSDLSQLTDDKTKSLTMPRSIHMSGSGHSTISPSTADLNLKIASVKKVWESATMPTVVEHEDGNVVSSGGNNNTFTQSFENQDVDDNYNPHQQYNQSGMKNDITTSTNACKLVPPQIKPQQQSSGVQVTGSTVQGPSSIGPPGQSPIGHPPASGLQGPLSPPPFNTGQPSHINYQEFPQYPGSQAAQYGSMSAIPSPPAVLFNTGSGQLPAQASGLYGAFQLDQSRSPFTQYPPYGPSLQNSFNPQNLYLQHNPPPPPPPHAQNQQTPDMYQNNLSQYRINLSQPTAAPPPFGQNQQLSNNPNTVLMSSNSNSLMSASVKPASQQIGAIGTKAPHYQTQSAPQSNQVTYIPYDPNQVLGGNYMGNSALVQRPGPSVQPSANSYYSATSADVFPGSQTGFYQPGGGAQQTSTYHGLQGFNQHNQSLATGSATPVGLQNFSSQFLSNSNMQIAAAAVQQYRNPSASGGGSSSSSSSTSSLPAPANAAATFLNKHQQQEQPRQLKSPSGNQQDVLASVFSSAPQISSPKSRNCKQQSQSPHQQQQQQQQQQQQQQQQQQSSNQHHKYQHYPGVSQSALVGNYNNYVLQQNVRGMGMPRGGAIQPSQQRYPPPIQRPVVPFPQGPNNQQQQNCMPNQQQSQQQQHQQHQQQQQNQINRPRPNMHQQRNMKMQQQYYSGQGNVKMDSNDKNDNHNDKIVDQASGNKNVTQENDSKEEVNQQNE; encoded by the exons ATGTCGACTCAGTCAGGGATAACGTCGAAGGGGGAGAAAGGAAAATCAAAATTTCAATCATTAGACATAAATAGTTTGTATCGTGTTAGTAGAGGTGAAACATTggaacaacatcaacaaaaaagtACATTACCACGTAAACATGGCATGCAAAGTTTGGGAAAGGTGCCATCGGCACGTCGGCCACCAGCAAATTTACCAAGTTTAAaaagtgaatttaataatactgatCCAGCTGTTTGTCTAGTACCAACCGGTGGTAGTGGCTGGGCAACAACaaaagaaacaacaacaacaacatcaacaacaactacaacaacaacagatcCAGTTGTTCAATCAgataat aTTCAACAAAAATCCCATCAACAACAATGTCTAACAACGCCAATTACAACACAAGAACCAACACTACCAACtcaacaacaaaattcatCTGCAGATTGTGGAAACAAATCATCATGGAGTGCAATTATGACACGACCAGGAGaag gtGTTTCGGCTgctcaacagcaacaacaacaacaacaaaacctacaacaacaacagcaaaatCGAGAGATGAATGCACAATACGGTCCTGGTCCGAGCCTACGTCCACAAA cagAAGGAAGTTGGATACAAGGTGGCAGTCGTACAGCAGGTGGTTCAGGAAATGGGAATACTCAGGTGGCCCAGGCCCTCCCAACACAATCATCCTCGACAACCCCATCAACAACACAATTAGAAACAGAACGAGTAAATTCGGTCCAATCGTCTGGCATTATTTCAGCCCAACCAAaccaaaatcaacaacaacaacaaaattcaaatcaacaaaatcaacaaaatcttCATCATTATCGTGGTTTGATACCACCATTTATGTACAGAGGGAATTTTCCACCAGGTGGTTTTCCCTCGCAATTTCCATCTAACATGAGTAACAGTGGACCACGTCCACCtcgttttaataataatagtaataataatattagtaataataataataataatgaccgTCAACAAGGTGGACAACAACGTCCATTACCTCTTGAAGAGGAAATAATATCACGTCcaataataaaagaagaagaattaTCAAGAATGGACGAAATATCACATGATGCTGGATGGGCAACAcatgatgatattgattatAATCAAAAGTTGGCATtcagtgatgatgatggtgaggGAGATACACTAAtgattatacataaaaaagaaggtaataatattaataaaaaaaatacattatcatcatcctcatcatcatcaccaccaccacctcaacaacaacaaaccaCAAAAGATGATGttaaacaattagaaataacaagaatatcaacaattgaagataataataaagaaatacgGCCTAAAGATAATAGTGGTCATAGATCTTGGTATCAAGAACGTACTGTTGGACAACGTGATTATCGTTCAAATGGTCCATCATCAAGTAaccataattataataataatattaataataataataatagtagtagtagtattaataatagtagtaaTCAATCACGTCAATCACTTATTTCTACTACTATATCTACTAATACTGCCACTGGTACTACAAATACTTCTTCTATAGCTGCTAGTACAACAGCTACagctacaacaacaacatcaacaacaagaggtgttgaagaagaagaagtatGGACACAACGACGTCGTGAACAAGGTGAAAAAGTTGCATCGGCTGTTGAACGTGCACGTCAAcgtaaagaagaagaagaaaaacgtTATCAAGAATCAACAAAACAAGCTGCTGAACGTAAATTACGTGattttgaacaaaaattaaaagataataaaattattaataataataataataataaattaaaagatgatgatacaaataatgttgctgttgaaattagtaaaaataataatattataaatattcagccggtatcatcatcaataccaTTACCAGAATGGGAACGTGATACTTCTGATAGATCACGTACACCATCAGAAAgtaaagatgataataataaaaatgaaaattattcacGTGGTAATTATAGACAAGATAATGTAACACGTGCTGAAAGAGAACGTGATCGTGATCAACGTGAAACACGTGATCGTGAAAGAGATCAACGTGAACAACCAGCATTTTCACGTCATTTTCAAAGTAATTTACCACCAAGATTTCAAAAACAACAAGCTGAACGTGGTGTATCAAGTCATTTTAATAATCGCATGTCACCAAATTCAGATAGATCAATATCAGCTGGATCATCATCAACACAATATTCACAACAATATGAAACATCAAATAGTAGATGGTCATCTTCAAAACAATCGCATTCCTTGCCAGTTGGTCAACGTGGTCCACGTATACGAGCTGATTCTGAATTATCAAATtctcatgatgatgataataatatttcacgtTCACGTGATCATCCTCCATTACGTCGTGATGATAGATATCGTCATCATGGTTCATTTGATTCACGTAAATCATATCATGATGATGGATATAATAGAAATTACAAAGATGATTATGATACAGATGTAAGACATTCACGTGATGTTTGGGAAAgagaaagaaatttttatgatgaacGTAATAGAGAAAATTATCGTGATAATCGTGATGGACGTGATACACGTGACAACCGTGATAATCGTGATAATCGTGATACACGTGACACACGTGATAAAGATTATGATtcatataataaatcatatcGTGATGAACGTTCAGTAGATAATGATTGGACTCGTGAACAACAATTAGAACGTCCACAACGAACAGATTCACGTGATTCACGTATATCAAAAACAcgagatgatgataataataaatcaacatcTTGGTCACATGAACCATTGTctgattatgatgataaacGTGAATTTAATCGTGACAGACGTCAACCACCTGGTCCAATAACACGTGAAAAATTACAAGCTGCTGAGGATGCACAAAAAGATAAACGTACATcattaatacaattaaaacGTGGTGGTACAACAATTATTGAAcacgatgataataatgattcatcaaaaGAAACATCAATACCAAcagcaacatcaacatcatcatcatcaacaacaacaacaacaacaacaaatattgttattaataaagatGATGTTTGGACACGTAAAACAAGtgatgttgaattaaaatcaACAGCTTGGGCTGATGATTCATCACCAACATTTGAAAAAGATGATCAAGATGCTGCTGATggtgatattgatgataataatgatcatcaagatgataataatattgatgaagataatgaaaaaattgataaaacaattaaatatgataTTGCTGAActgaaaaaaagtattgaaaaattaaatattgatgattcacaaattggtaatgataataatcatgaaattattgatgatattaaagatgaaaattttaaagatgataaacgtgataaaaatacaagaaatcgTACAAATAGTGGTGGTTCATCACGTGGTGCTTCAACATTATCATCTCGTGGTGTTAGTAATAGAAATTGGAATAGTGCTACAAACAGTTACAATATGTATGCATCAACACGTGGTGCTGGCTGGCGTGGACCAGAATCACGTGGGGGTAGACGTGGTGGTAGTGGTAGTGGTAGCGGTGGTAGTGGTGGCTCACGAATGATGATGGGTCGTCCAGGTTCAGCTAAAAGTAATGCAAGTGGATCATATCCAATTCATACTGATTCAGAAATGAGTGGTGATGAAATGTCTGCTTCAACTGAATTTGGTAAAGAAgatattagtaaaaaaaatattgattcaacaacaaaaattattattattgataaagacGAAAGAAATCgtgaaaatatatcaagaaaaaatgatgataaacgtAATAATGATACGTCATATACaagaaatgataaaatacgtacaacaaataattatgataatcgTAGAGAAGGTTTTGCACCATCTGGTGAACCATCACGTCGTGGACGTGGGGGGTTTCGTGTACGTGGAGCAACAGTAACTGGCAGCAGAATGGAAGGATATGGACCACCACCAAGTAAAAGTCCATTTTCAACAGAACATACATCATCACGTTCAACAACagatgataaacaaaatactgatttaaatgaaacaacaataacaacaaatttaacaagtgaaacaactgatgataaaattatagcTAAACAACAAGCATTAAATGCTGGTTTAACTAGTAAACGTGGTAAATcaccaataaataaacaaacaaatgatatgaaaaatcaaattaaaaaagatgtAACTAAAAGAAATGTACGTGATAATCGTCGTGTTACAAATACATCTAAACAAACAGAAGGCAATGAAGAATGGGAAACAACATCAGAAAATAGTGAAGAACATGTTGATACTCATGATAAATCTtcattacataataataaaggatataataataataataataatcaacgtGGCCcatgcaataataattcacgTAGAAATACAGATAGTACAAGAAATGACAAGTCAAAGCCATTAGTTAATAATCCACAAAGAGTAGGACAAACAACAACatcgacaacaacaacaacaacaacatcaacaacagataataataaaaaaaatccagtaTTTAATCAACAACGACCAATGCAAAGTCAAAGTCAAAATGGAAGACTGAGAAATTCTTCTGCAttgtcatcgtcatcatcatcaagatttgataataaaacaagtaaTGTTAATATGAAAGAAATAACAGTTTCTCAAGTTGAtgagattaaattaaatgatccaaatattgttgatcaatcaataaaagatattaaaaataaatcattaggaaaaacaacaaaatctGATGTTGATTATAGAGATCAAGCAAATAATTGTCAATCAACTGATTCATCAGATGATAAAACTGTTGATACTGATGGTTTTCAAGAAGtgagatcaaaaaaaaatattaaagaatcACGTGGACAAAAAGATACAACTGTTGAAACAACAAAATCTTTGACCCATCAACGTAAAGAtggtaaaaatgataaagatcGAGAACGTGATCGTTCAAAGTCTAAATCAAATGGTCCACAAGCAACACCAACAGCAGTATCAACAGCATCAGTTGCAACCACAGTAGCAGCttcagcaacagcagcagcaacaacaacaacgacatcATCAACCACAGCAGCAGTCTCATTGACAACATCGTCATCATCgacgtcatcatcatcatcgtcatcctCAGTAACACAGACTCAACAAAATATACCTCCTTTACTTGGTCAAACAATATCTCAACCACCTAATATGaatcaaaaacaatttgatCGTAATGCTACACGTCAAAAATTACCACCAAGATTCCAAAAACAAAGATTGGCAAAGCAACAACCATCAGACAGTAATACTGTTGAatcttcaaataataaaattagtaatACAAGTAATTTTGTTAAAGAATCAAGTGGAAGTGGTCCAGCACCACCACCAGCAATTAATGCGTGGGACAAACCATTTACAAGTCAAATACGTGAAAATTCACCAGGTTTAACTGGCGATGTGCAACTTATTCCTGGTATCACTGGACAAGAACatgaacaattaaattcaGCTGTTGGTAATCAAAGAAATTCACCAAATGCTGCTGATAAAACaagaacaacaataaataaagaaacagataaaaatacaagtgatAATGCATCATCACCACCAGTTCAAAcacttatttttgaaaatacaaattattcaaaaacaacaaaaacatcGACAAATATTGTTAATCAAACAACATCAGATATTGCTGttaaatctaaatttaatcaaaatcaTATGAAACAATATAAACGTTGTACTGATAGCGATGATGATCAAATAAATAGTCTTCATTCGCAACATTcccatcatcaacaacaacaacaacaacaacagcagcaacatcaacaacaacagcaacaacatcagcaacaacaacaacaccatcaacagcagcagcaacaacaacaacaacaacaacaacagcaacatcatcatcatcaccatcatcatcataatcagcAACAACAAGCAATGGCTGCtgcattttcaaataaaacaaatgaattggtcaatgataataataaaaatcaacaacaacaagaaccAATACAAATGccaatttcatcatttaataaaacagATGATAGTGCTGATATGAAActtgattttgattttaactctgatttatcacaattaactgatgataaaacaaaaagtttAACTATGCCACGTTCAATTCATATGAGTGGTAGTGGTCACAGTACAATATCACCATCAACTgctgatttaaatttaaaaatagcatCTGTTAAAAAAGTATGGGAATCAGCAACAATGCCAACAGTTGTTGAACATGAAGATGGTAATGTTGTAAGTAGtggtggtaataataatacatttactCAAAGTTTTGAAAATCAAGATGtcgatgataattataatccacatcaacaatataatcAAAGTGGTATGAAAAATGAcataacaacatcaacaaatgcATGTAAACTTGTTCCACCACAAATTAaaccacaacaacaatcaTCTGGTGTACAAGTTACTGGTTCAACAGTACAAGGACCAAGTTCAATTGGTCCACCAGGACAAAGTCCAATTGGTCATCCACCAGCAAGTGGTTTACAGGGACCACTTAGTCCACCTCCATTTAATACTGGTCAACCATctcatattaattatcaagaattTCCACAATATCCTGGTTCACAGGCAGCTCAATATGGCAGTATGTCTGCAATTCCATCACCACCAGctgtattatttaatactgGATCTGGTCAATTACCAGCTCAAGCAAGTGGTTTATATGGTGCATTCCAATTGGATCAAAGTAGATCTCCATTTACTCAATATCCACCATATGGTCCATCAttacaaaattcatttaatccACAAAATCTTTATCTTCAACACAatccaccacctccaccaccaccacatgCACAAAATCAACAAACTCCTGATatgtatcaaaataatttatcacaatatCGTATCAATTTATCACAACCAACAGCAGCACCACCACCATTTGgacaaaatcaacaattgaGTAATAATCCAAATACTGTGCTAATGAGCTCAAATTCAAATTCACTTATGTCAGCAAGTGTTAAACCAGCATCACAACAAATTGGTGCAATTGGTACTAAAGCACCACATTATCAAACTCAATCAGCACCACAATCAAATCAG gtaaCATATATACCTTATGATCCAAATCAAGTACTTGGTGGTAATTACATGGGTAATTCGGCACTTGTGCAGAGACCAGGACCAAGTGTACAACCATCGGCAAACAGCTATTATAGCGCCACGTCCGCCG aTGTTTTTCCGGGTTCACAAACTGGTTTTTACCAGCCAGGTGGTGGTGCACAACAAACTAGTACCTATCATGGTCTTCAAGGATTCAATCAACATAATCAAAGTTTAGCAACTGGAAGTGCAACACCAGTTGGTTTGCAAAACTTTAGTtcacaatttttatcaaattcaaataTGCAAATAGCAGCAGCTGCTGTACAACAATATCGTAATCCAAGTGctagtggtggtggtagtagtAGTAGCAGTAGTAGTACGAGTAGTTTACCAGCACCAGCAAATGCTGCAGCAACATTTCTCAataaacatcaacaacaagaaCAACCAAGACAATTAAAAAGTCCATCTGGTAATCAACAAGATGTTCTTGCTTCTGTCTTTAGTTCAGCCCCACAAATATCATCACCAAAATCACGTAATTGCAAACAACAATCGCAATCAccacatcaacaacaacaacaacaacagcagcagcaacaacaacagcagcaacaacaacaatcgtCAAATCAACATCATAAATATCAACATTATCCCGGTGTTAGTCAGTCTGCTTTGGTAGGCAACTACAATAATTac gTATTACAACAAAACGTTAGAGGTATGGGTATGCCACGTGGTGGTGCTATTCAACCATCCCAACAACGCTATCCACCTCCAATTCAACGACCAGTTGTACCATTTCCACAAGGGCCAAACAATCAACAGCAACAAAATTGTATGCCCAATCAACAACAAtcacaacagcaacaacatcagcaacatcaacaacaacaacaaaatcaaataaatcgtCCCAGGCCAAATATGCATCAACAAAGAAATATGAAAAtgcaacaacaatattattctGGACAAG GTAATGTGAAGATGgattcaaatgataaaaatgataatcacaatgataaaattgttgatcaagcAAGTGGCAACAAAAATGTAACACAAGAAAATGACTCGAAGGAAGAAGTTAATCAGCAAAatgagtaa